A window of the Drosophila simulans strain w501 chromosome 2L, Prin_Dsim_3.1, whole genome shotgun sequence genome harbors these coding sequences:
- the LOC6740649 gene encoding uncharacterized protein LOC6740649 isoform X2 — protein MMTSLKLETSLPAVEEQVQREKANEPVEDSHTASTTPTRIPHPAVARFRRSASLRLRGNPAELGLRAEHCPAGGGGFSSRAKLTAIPSSLETRSHPVHLRRNRSWCNLGHKTEQEPEVGACTEALCSATQCLSLDKEALAPKVGNSSMANGKPRNLSLQLNGGSDISSSGTSSNSSNKESCPRTSRTPRTPQTPQTPQTPASGVAAETPHSCIRQGNCVKANQGKLSTLHESKISPKTPPVTPDSPSTYLDDDLDSMYSFATTTSGRSTMSCEHPYVARNGTTFSGRKMKYVVHCSNYAGQVGPDYLTPTQRAQRQIRRLKELLCIARQDLEQKDTELLRLTREVVELRLFKASLSSPEERSASSDAVTVREAELKTSQDVSPIVDMVGEGNAKGSPRHLSRQQQQQQQQANHSLQAMQMSSEMQSSYADSGHFEDLTMSSVHSKDSQTQSEACGTSTPDGEADVVCGAGGDSARNLENYELQRQELISMYEHRIEELIRSQDSATSDLKRSHNDKVEALLQKLAECNTRYSDMVPDYEQAKQRIRELEKQLEDLQRKLVEHEEKQNKMYLHMYQQGQEAERISRADQALDLAQRQPESKVSINELLHQLQSTQDELENIRASECRMRECGSNHALLTAKEAISLWVLGARKTIYRRLLEAQKNRTHVDPEVTLQFLKSAIFYFLTDKENSQGHLQAIESILEFTDAEKQKISAANRTPKLHAKVSKTMSTILVSAKLHCFQLIGRQL, from the exons ATGATGACGTCGCTGAAGCTGGAGACGTCACTGCCGGCGGTGGAGGAGCAAGTGCAGCGGGAGAAGGCCAACGAGCCCGTGGAGGACTCGCACACGGCATCCACAACGCCCACACGCATTCCACATCCCGCCGTGGCGCGTTTCCGGCGTTCCGCTTCCCTGCGCCTGCGCGGGAATCCCGCAGAGCTCGGTTTACGGGCTGAGCACTGTCCAGCCGGCGGAGGCGGATTCAGTTCGCGCGCCAAGCTCACGGCGATCCCATCCAGTCTCGAAACGCGTTCGCACCCGGTTCACTTGAGGCGTAATCGCAGCTGGTGCAATTTAGGCCACAAAACGGAGCAGGAACCGGAAGTGGGGGCTTGCACGGAGGCACTATGCAGCGCTACCCAGTGCTTGTCTTTGGATAAGGAGGCACTGGCTCCGAAGGTGGGCAACAGCAGCATGGCCAACGGCAAGCCGCGAAATCTG TCTCTCCAGTTGAACGGCGGCAGTGacatcagcagcagtggcacctccagcaacagcagcaacaaggaGTCGTGCCCCAGGACCAGCAGGACCCCCCGGACACCACAGACGCCTCAGACGCCACAAACACCGGCCAGCGGAGTAGCTGCAGAGACGCCACACAGCTGCATTCGGCAGGGCAACTGCGTCAAGGCCAACCAGGGTAAACTGTCCACGCTGCACGAGTCCAAGATTTCGCCAAAGACTCCGCCCGTCACACCGGACTCACCCAGTACCTATCTGGACGATGATCTAGACTCGATGTACTCGTTCGCCACCACCACTTCGGGTCGCTCCACGATGTCCTGCGAGCATCCCTATGTGGCCAG GAACGGCACCACCTTCAGTGGTCGCAAGATGAAGTACGTGGTGCACTGCTCCAACTATGCGGGTCAGGTGGGACCCGACTATCTGACGCCCACGCAGCGGGCACAGCGCCAGATCCGGCGGCTCAAGGAGCTGCTGTGCATCGCGCGACAGGATCTGGAGCAGAAGGATACGGAGCTGCTGCGTCTGACGCGCGAGGTGGTGGAGCTGCGCCTGTTCAAGGCATCGCTCAGCTCGCCGGAGGAGCGTTCGGCCTCCTCCGATGCGGTCACCGTGCGGGAGGCGGAGCTGAAGACCTCGCAGGATGTCTCGCCCATCGTGGACATGGTGGGCGAGGGCAACGCAAAGGGCAGTCCACGCCATCTAAgtcgccagcagcagcaacagcagcagcaggcgaacCACTCGCTGCAGGCCATGCAGATGTCGTCGGAGATGCAGAGCTCCTACGCGGACTCCGGCCACTTCGAGGACCTAACCATGTCGTCGGTGCACTCGAAGGACTCGCAGACGCAGAGCGAGGCATGCGGCACTTCCACGCCCGATGGAGAAGCGGATGTGGTCTGCGGGGCCGGCGGTGATTCCGCCAGGAATCTGGAGAACTACGAGCTGCAGCGACAGGAACTGATAAGCATGTACGAGCATCGCATCGAGGAGCTCATTCGGAGCCAGGACAGCGCCACCAGCGATCTGAAGCGATCCCACAACGACAAGGTGGAGGCGCTGCTCCAGAAGCTGGCCGAGTGCAACACCAGGTACTCGGACATGGTGCCCGACTACGAGCAGGCCAAGCAGCGCATCCGGGAGCTGGAGaagcagctggaggatctGCAGCGCAAGCTGGTCGAGCACGAGGAGAAGCAGAACAAGATGTACCTGCACATGTACCAGCAGGGACAGGAGGCGGAGCGCATTTCTCGAGCGGATCAG GCCCTGGATTTGGCACAGCGCCAGCCGGAGAGCAAGGTGTCGATCAATGAGCTACTGCATCAGCTGCAGAGCACGCAGGACGAGTTGGAGAACATACGC GCATCAGAGTGCAGAATGAGAGAGTGCGGCAGTAATCATGCTCTCCTTACTGCAAAAGAGGCGATTTCTTTGTGGGTACTTGGCGCGCGTAAG ACCATTTATCGCCGCCTGCTGGAGGCCCAGAAGAATCGCACCCATGTGGATCCGGAGGTGACGCTGCAGTTCCTCAAGAGCGCTATCTTCTACTTCCTCACGGACAAGGAGAACTCGCAGGGCCATCTGCAGGCCATCGAGAGCATACTCGAGTTCACCGACGCCGAGAAGCAGAAGATCAGCGCCGCCAACCGAACGCCAAA ATTGCACGCCAAAGTGAGCAAAACGATGTCTACGATTTTGGTTAGCGCtaaattgcattgttttcaGCTAATTGGCCGGCagctttaa
- the LOC6740649 gene encoding uncharacterized protein LOC6740649 isoform X3, translating into MMTSLKLETSLPAVEEQVQREKANEPVEDSHTASTTPTRIPHPAVARFRRSASLRLRGNPAELGLRAEHCPAGGGGFSSRAKLTAIPSSLETRSHPVHLRRNRSWCNLGHKTEQEPEVGACTEALCSATQCLSLDKEALAPKVGNSSMANGKPRNLLVIEEPPSHGGLKVTRGWLPQYALVVSLQLNGGSDISSSGTSSNSSNKESCPRTSRTPRTPQTPQTPQTPASGVAAETPHSCIRQGNCVKANQGKLSTLHESKISPKTPPVTPDSPSTYLDDDLDSMYSFATTTSGRSTMSCEHPYVARNGTTFSGRKMKYVVHCSNYAGQVGPDYLTPTQRAQRQIRRLKELLCIARQDLEQKDTELLRLTREVVELRLFKASLSSPEERSASSDAVTVREAELKTSQDVSPIVDMVGEGNAKGSPRHLSRQQQQQQQQANHSLQAMQMSSEMQSSYADSGHFEDLTMSSVHSKDSQTQSEACGTSTPDGEADVVCGAGGDSARNLENYELQRQELISMYEHRIEELIRSQDSATSDLKRSHNDKVEALLQKLAECNTRYSDMVPDYEQAKQRIRELEKQLEDLQRKLVEHEEKQNKMYLHMYQQGQEAERISRADQALDLAQRQPESKVSINELLHQLQSTQDELENIRASECRMRECGSNHALLTAKEAISLWVLGARKTIYRRLLEAQKNRTHVDPEVTLQFLKSAIFYFLTDKENSQGHLQAIESILEFTDAEKQKISAANRTPK; encoded by the exons ATGATGACGTCGCTGAAGCTGGAGACGTCACTGCCGGCGGTGGAGGAGCAAGTGCAGCGGGAGAAGGCCAACGAGCCCGTGGAGGACTCGCACACGGCATCCACAACGCCCACACGCATTCCACATCCCGCCGTGGCGCGTTTCCGGCGTTCCGCTTCCCTGCGCCTGCGCGGGAATCCCGCAGAGCTCGGTTTACGGGCTGAGCACTGTCCAGCCGGCGGAGGCGGATTCAGTTCGCGCGCCAAGCTCACGGCGATCCCATCCAGTCTCGAAACGCGTTCGCACCCGGTTCACTTGAGGCGTAATCGCAGCTGGTGCAATTTAGGCCACAAAACGGAGCAGGAACCGGAAGTGGGGGCTTGCACGGAGGCACTATGCAGCGCTACCCAGTGCTTGTCTTTGGATAAGGAGGCACTGGCTCCGAAGGTGGGCAACAGCAGCATGGCCAACGGCAAGCCGCGAAATCTG CTGGTAATTGAAGAACCGCCCTCGCACGGCGGGTTAAAGGTTACGAGGGGGTGGCTACCACAATACGCACTCGTTGTG TCTCTCCAGTTGAACGGCGGCAGTGacatcagcagcagtggcacctccagcaacagcagcaacaaggaGTCGTGCCCCAGGACCAGCAGGACCCCCCGGACACCACAGACGCCTCAGACGCCACAAACACCGGCCAGCGGAGTAGCTGCAGAGACGCCACACAGCTGCATTCGGCAGGGCAACTGCGTCAAGGCCAACCAGGGTAAACTGTCCACGCTGCACGAGTCCAAGATTTCGCCAAAGACTCCGCCCGTCACACCGGACTCACCCAGTACCTATCTGGACGATGATCTAGACTCGATGTACTCGTTCGCCACCACCACTTCGGGTCGCTCCACGATGTCCTGCGAGCATCCCTATGTGGCCAG GAACGGCACCACCTTCAGTGGTCGCAAGATGAAGTACGTGGTGCACTGCTCCAACTATGCGGGTCAGGTGGGACCCGACTATCTGACGCCCACGCAGCGGGCACAGCGCCAGATCCGGCGGCTCAAGGAGCTGCTGTGCATCGCGCGACAGGATCTGGAGCAGAAGGATACGGAGCTGCTGCGTCTGACGCGCGAGGTGGTGGAGCTGCGCCTGTTCAAGGCATCGCTCAGCTCGCCGGAGGAGCGTTCGGCCTCCTCCGATGCGGTCACCGTGCGGGAGGCGGAGCTGAAGACCTCGCAGGATGTCTCGCCCATCGTGGACATGGTGGGCGAGGGCAACGCAAAGGGCAGTCCACGCCATCTAAgtcgccagcagcagcaacagcagcagcaggcgaacCACTCGCTGCAGGCCATGCAGATGTCGTCGGAGATGCAGAGCTCCTACGCGGACTCCGGCCACTTCGAGGACCTAACCATGTCGTCGGTGCACTCGAAGGACTCGCAGACGCAGAGCGAGGCATGCGGCACTTCCACGCCCGATGGAGAAGCGGATGTGGTCTGCGGGGCCGGCGGTGATTCCGCCAGGAATCTGGAGAACTACGAGCTGCAGCGACAGGAACTGATAAGCATGTACGAGCATCGCATCGAGGAGCTCATTCGGAGCCAGGACAGCGCCACCAGCGATCTGAAGCGATCCCACAACGACAAGGTGGAGGCGCTGCTCCAGAAGCTGGCCGAGTGCAACACCAGGTACTCGGACATGGTGCCCGACTACGAGCAGGCCAAGCAGCGCATCCGGGAGCTGGAGaagcagctggaggatctGCAGCGCAAGCTGGTCGAGCACGAGGAGAAGCAGAACAAGATGTACCTGCACATGTACCAGCAGGGACAGGAGGCGGAGCGCATTTCTCGAGCGGATCAG GCCCTGGATTTGGCACAGCGCCAGCCGGAGAGCAAGGTGTCGATCAATGAGCTACTGCATCAGCTGCAGAGCACGCAGGACGAGTTGGAGAACATACGC GCATCAGAGTGCAGAATGAGAGAGTGCGGCAGTAATCATGCTCTCCTTACTGCAAAAGAGGCGATTTCTTTGTGGGTACTTGGCGCGCGTAAG ACCATTTATCGCCGCCTGCTGGAGGCCCAGAAGAATCGCACCCATGTGGATCCGGAGGTGACGCTGCAGTTCCTCAAGAGCGCTATCTTCTACTTCCTCACGGACAAGGAGAACTCGCAGGGCCATCTGCAGGCCATCGAGAGCATACTCGAGTTCACCGACGCCGAGAAGCAGAAGATCAGCGCCGCCAACCGAACGCCAAAGTGA
- the LOC6740649 gene encoding uncharacterized protein LOC6740649 isoform X4, with product MMTSLKLETSLPAVEEQVQREKANEPVEDSHTASTTPTRIPHPAVARFRRSASLRLRGNPAELGLRAEHCPAGGGGFSSRAKLTAIPSSLETRSHPVHLRRNRSWCNLGHKTEQEPEVGACTEALCSATQCLSLDKEALAPKVGNSSMANGKPRNLLVIEEPPSHGGLKVTRGWLPQYALVVSLQLNGGSDISSSGTSSNSSNKESCPRTSRTPRTPQTPQTPQTPASGVAAETPHSCIRQGNCVKANQGKLSTLHESKISPKTPPVTPDSPSTYLDDDLDSMYSFATTTSGRSTMSCEHPYVARNGTTFSGRKMKYVVHCSNYAGQVGPDYLTPTQRAQRQIRRLKELLCIARQDLEQKDTELLRLTREVVELRLFKASLSSPEERSASSDAVTVREAELKTSQDVSPIVDMVGEGNAKGSPRHLSRQQQQQQQQANHSLQAMQMSSEMQSSYADSGHFEDLTMSSVHSKDSQTQSEACGTSTPDGEADVVCGAGGDSARNLENYELQRQELISMYEHRIEELIRSQDSATSDLKRSHNDKVEALLQKLAECNTRYSDMVPDYEQAKQRIRELEKQLEDLQRKLVEHEEKQNKMYLHMYQQGQEAERISRADQALDLAQRQPESKVSINELLHQLQSTQDELENIRTIYRRLLEAQKNRTHVDPEVTLQFLKSAIFYFLTDKENSQGHLQAIESILEFTDAEKQKISAANRTPKLHAKVSKTMSTILVSAKLHCFQLIGRQL from the exons ATGATGACGTCGCTGAAGCTGGAGACGTCACTGCCGGCGGTGGAGGAGCAAGTGCAGCGGGAGAAGGCCAACGAGCCCGTGGAGGACTCGCACACGGCATCCACAACGCCCACACGCATTCCACATCCCGCCGTGGCGCGTTTCCGGCGTTCCGCTTCCCTGCGCCTGCGCGGGAATCCCGCAGAGCTCGGTTTACGGGCTGAGCACTGTCCAGCCGGCGGAGGCGGATTCAGTTCGCGCGCCAAGCTCACGGCGATCCCATCCAGTCTCGAAACGCGTTCGCACCCGGTTCACTTGAGGCGTAATCGCAGCTGGTGCAATTTAGGCCACAAAACGGAGCAGGAACCGGAAGTGGGGGCTTGCACGGAGGCACTATGCAGCGCTACCCAGTGCTTGTCTTTGGATAAGGAGGCACTGGCTCCGAAGGTGGGCAACAGCAGCATGGCCAACGGCAAGCCGCGAAATCTG CTGGTAATTGAAGAACCGCCCTCGCACGGCGGGTTAAAGGTTACGAGGGGGTGGCTACCACAATACGCACTCGTTGTG TCTCTCCAGTTGAACGGCGGCAGTGacatcagcagcagtggcacctccagcaacagcagcaacaaggaGTCGTGCCCCAGGACCAGCAGGACCCCCCGGACACCACAGACGCCTCAGACGCCACAAACACCGGCCAGCGGAGTAGCTGCAGAGACGCCACACAGCTGCATTCGGCAGGGCAACTGCGTCAAGGCCAACCAGGGTAAACTGTCCACGCTGCACGAGTCCAAGATTTCGCCAAAGACTCCGCCCGTCACACCGGACTCACCCAGTACCTATCTGGACGATGATCTAGACTCGATGTACTCGTTCGCCACCACCACTTCGGGTCGCTCCACGATGTCCTGCGAGCATCCCTATGTGGCCAG GAACGGCACCACCTTCAGTGGTCGCAAGATGAAGTACGTGGTGCACTGCTCCAACTATGCGGGTCAGGTGGGACCCGACTATCTGACGCCCACGCAGCGGGCACAGCGCCAGATCCGGCGGCTCAAGGAGCTGCTGTGCATCGCGCGACAGGATCTGGAGCAGAAGGATACGGAGCTGCTGCGTCTGACGCGCGAGGTGGTGGAGCTGCGCCTGTTCAAGGCATCGCTCAGCTCGCCGGAGGAGCGTTCGGCCTCCTCCGATGCGGTCACCGTGCGGGAGGCGGAGCTGAAGACCTCGCAGGATGTCTCGCCCATCGTGGACATGGTGGGCGAGGGCAACGCAAAGGGCAGTCCACGCCATCTAAgtcgccagcagcagcaacagcagcagcaggcgaacCACTCGCTGCAGGCCATGCAGATGTCGTCGGAGATGCAGAGCTCCTACGCGGACTCCGGCCACTTCGAGGACCTAACCATGTCGTCGGTGCACTCGAAGGACTCGCAGACGCAGAGCGAGGCATGCGGCACTTCCACGCCCGATGGAGAAGCGGATGTGGTCTGCGGGGCCGGCGGTGATTCCGCCAGGAATCTGGAGAACTACGAGCTGCAGCGACAGGAACTGATAAGCATGTACGAGCATCGCATCGAGGAGCTCATTCGGAGCCAGGACAGCGCCACCAGCGATCTGAAGCGATCCCACAACGACAAGGTGGAGGCGCTGCTCCAGAAGCTGGCCGAGTGCAACACCAGGTACTCGGACATGGTGCCCGACTACGAGCAGGCCAAGCAGCGCATCCGGGAGCTGGAGaagcagctggaggatctGCAGCGCAAGCTGGTCGAGCACGAGGAGAAGCAGAACAAGATGTACCTGCACATGTACCAGCAGGGACAGGAGGCGGAGCGCATTTCTCGAGCGGATCAG GCCCTGGATTTGGCACAGCGCCAGCCGGAGAGCAAGGTGTCGATCAATGAGCTACTGCATCAGCTGCAGAGCACGCAGGACGAGTTGGAGAACATACGC ACCATTTATCGCCGCCTGCTGGAGGCCCAGAAGAATCGCACCCATGTGGATCCGGAGGTGACGCTGCAGTTCCTCAAGAGCGCTATCTTCTACTTCCTCACGGACAAGGAGAACTCGCAGGGCCATCTGCAGGCCATCGAGAGCATACTCGAGTTCACCGACGCCGAGAAGCAGAAGATCAGCGCCGCCAACCGAACGCCAAA ATTGCACGCCAAAGTGAGCAAAACGATGTCTACGATTTTGGTTAGCGCtaaattgcattgttttcaGCTAATTGGCCGGCagctttaa
- the LOC6740649 gene encoding uncharacterized protein LOC6740649 isoform X1, whose protein sequence is MMTSLKLETSLPAVEEQVQREKANEPVEDSHTASTTPTRIPHPAVARFRRSASLRLRGNPAELGLRAEHCPAGGGGFSSRAKLTAIPSSLETRSHPVHLRRNRSWCNLGHKTEQEPEVGACTEALCSATQCLSLDKEALAPKVGNSSMANGKPRNLLVIEEPPSHGGLKVTRGWLPQYALVVSLQLNGGSDISSSGTSSNSSNKESCPRTSRTPRTPQTPQTPQTPASGVAAETPHSCIRQGNCVKANQGKLSTLHESKISPKTPPVTPDSPSTYLDDDLDSMYSFATTTSGRSTMSCEHPYVARNGTTFSGRKMKYVVHCSNYAGQVGPDYLTPTQRAQRQIRRLKELLCIARQDLEQKDTELLRLTREVVELRLFKASLSSPEERSASSDAVTVREAELKTSQDVSPIVDMVGEGNAKGSPRHLSRQQQQQQQQANHSLQAMQMSSEMQSSYADSGHFEDLTMSSVHSKDSQTQSEACGTSTPDGEADVVCGAGGDSARNLENYELQRQELISMYEHRIEELIRSQDSATSDLKRSHNDKVEALLQKLAECNTRYSDMVPDYEQAKQRIRELEKQLEDLQRKLVEHEEKQNKMYLHMYQQGQEAERISRADQALDLAQRQPESKVSINELLHQLQSTQDELENIRASECRMRECGSNHALLTAKEAISLWVLGARKTIYRRLLEAQKNRTHVDPEVTLQFLKSAIFYFLTDKENSQGHLQAIESILEFTDAEKQKISAANRTPKLHAKVSKTMSTILVSAKLHCFQLIGRQL, encoded by the exons ATGATGACGTCGCTGAAGCTGGAGACGTCACTGCCGGCGGTGGAGGAGCAAGTGCAGCGGGAGAAGGCCAACGAGCCCGTGGAGGACTCGCACACGGCATCCACAACGCCCACACGCATTCCACATCCCGCCGTGGCGCGTTTCCGGCGTTCCGCTTCCCTGCGCCTGCGCGGGAATCCCGCAGAGCTCGGTTTACGGGCTGAGCACTGTCCAGCCGGCGGAGGCGGATTCAGTTCGCGCGCCAAGCTCACGGCGATCCCATCCAGTCTCGAAACGCGTTCGCACCCGGTTCACTTGAGGCGTAATCGCAGCTGGTGCAATTTAGGCCACAAAACGGAGCAGGAACCGGAAGTGGGGGCTTGCACGGAGGCACTATGCAGCGCTACCCAGTGCTTGTCTTTGGATAAGGAGGCACTGGCTCCGAAGGTGGGCAACAGCAGCATGGCCAACGGCAAGCCGCGAAATCTG CTGGTAATTGAAGAACCGCCCTCGCACGGCGGGTTAAAGGTTACGAGGGGGTGGCTACCACAATACGCACTCGTTGTG TCTCTCCAGTTGAACGGCGGCAGTGacatcagcagcagtggcacctccagcaacagcagcaacaaggaGTCGTGCCCCAGGACCAGCAGGACCCCCCGGACACCACAGACGCCTCAGACGCCACAAACACCGGCCAGCGGAGTAGCTGCAGAGACGCCACACAGCTGCATTCGGCAGGGCAACTGCGTCAAGGCCAACCAGGGTAAACTGTCCACGCTGCACGAGTCCAAGATTTCGCCAAAGACTCCGCCCGTCACACCGGACTCACCCAGTACCTATCTGGACGATGATCTAGACTCGATGTACTCGTTCGCCACCACCACTTCGGGTCGCTCCACGATGTCCTGCGAGCATCCCTATGTGGCCAG GAACGGCACCACCTTCAGTGGTCGCAAGATGAAGTACGTGGTGCACTGCTCCAACTATGCGGGTCAGGTGGGACCCGACTATCTGACGCCCACGCAGCGGGCACAGCGCCAGATCCGGCGGCTCAAGGAGCTGCTGTGCATCGCGCGACAGGATCTGGAGCAGAAGGATACGGAGCTGCTGCGTCTGACGCGCGAGGTGGTGGAGCTGCGCCTGTTCAAGGCATCGCTCAGCTCGCCGGAGGAGCGTTCGGCCTCCTCCGATGCGGTCACCGTGCGGGAGGCGGAGCTGAAGACCTCGCAGGATGTCTCGCCCATCGTGGACATGGTGGGCGAGGGCAACGCAAAGGGCAGTCCACGCCATCTAAgtcgccagcagcagcaacagcagcagcaggcgaacCACTCGCTGCAGGCCATGCAGATGTCGTCGGAGATGCAGAGCTCCTACGCGGACTCCGGCCACTTCGAGGACCTAACCATGTCGTCGGTGCACTCGAAGGACTCGCAGACGCAGAGCGAGGCATGCGGCACTTCCACGCCCGATGGAGAAGCGGATGTGGTCTGCGGGGCCGGCGGTGATTCCGCCAGGAATCTGGAGAACTACGAGCTGCAGCGACAGGAACTGATAAGCATGTACGAGCATCGCATCGAGGAGCTCATTCGGAGCCAGGACAGCGCCACCAGCGATCTGAAGCGATCCCACAACGACAAGGTGGAGGCGCTGCTCCAGAAGCTGGCCGAGTGCAACACCAGGTACTCGGACATGGTGCCCGACTACGAGCAGGCCAAGCAGCGCATCCGGGAGCTGGAGaagcagctggaggatctGCAGCGCAAGCTGGTCGAGCACGAGGAGAAGCAGAACAAGATGTACCTGCACATGTACCAGCAGGGACAGGAGGCGGAGCGCATTTCTCGAGCGGATCAG GCCCTGGATTTGGCACAGCGCCAGCCGGAGAGCAAGGTGTCGATCAATGAGCTACTGCATCAGCTGCAGAGCACGCAGGACGAGTTGGAGAACATACGC GCATCAGAGTGCAGAATGAGAGAGTGCGGCAGTAATCATGCTCTCCTTACTGCAAAAGAGGCGATTTCTTTGTGGGTACTTGGCGCGCGTAAG ACCATTTATCGCCGCCTGCTGGAGGCCCAGAAGAATCGCACCCATGTGGATCCGGAGGTGACGCTGCAGTTCCTCAAGAGCGCTATCTTCTACTTCCTCACGGACAAGGAGAACTCGCAGGGCCATCTGCAGGCCATCGAGAGCATACTCGAGTTCACCGACGCCGAGAAGCAGAAGATCAGCGCCGCCAACCGAACGCCAAA ATTGCACGCCAAAGTGAGCAAAACGATGTCTACGATTTTGGTTAGCGCtaaattgcattgttttcaGCTAATTGGCCGGCagctttaa